Within the Methanobrevibacter sp. genome, the region TTGCAGCTACTTATCCGGGAACTCCTTCATCTGAAATTGGGAATGTATTGTCCGTATTGGCTAAGGATGCTAATATTTATTTCGAGTTTTCTACTAATGAAAAAGTCGCAATGGAGGTTGCAGCAACTGCAGCTGCATCTGGTCTTAGGTCATTTACATTTATGAAACATGTAGGTATGAATGTTGCAGCTGATTCATTCATGACAACTGCATATTCTGGTGTCAACGGCGGAATGGTTATTTTATCTGCTGATGATCCATCACTTTTTTCATCTCAAAATGAGCAAGATACTCGTAATTATGCAAGATTGGCAAACGTACCTATCTTAGAACCATCCAACTGTCAAGAAGTAAAAGACATGGTTAAATATGCATTTGATTTATCCGAACAATTCAATTTACCTGTTATTGTCAGAACAACCACTCGTGTATCTCATATGAGGGGTGTAGTTGAATTTGGTGATGTTAAAGACAATTCATCAAATGGTGATGACCACTGGATGAGAGGTCACTTCAACAAAGACCCATCAAAATATGTTCCAGTACCTGCTTATGCAGGAGATATGCACGTAAGACTTTGGGATAAAATCCACAAAATTGAAGAAGTAACCAATAAAAGTGAATTCAACACTGAAATAGATTCTGGTAAAAAATACGGTTTAATTGCTTCAAGTAGTGCATTCAATTATGCGCATGATGTTGTAAAATTCAACGATTTAGATGTTAAAATCTTAAAATTAGGATTCTCATATCCTTTCCCACAGGATAAGGTTGCTGAATTCTTAAGTGATGTTGATGAAGTATTTGTTGTAGAAGAAGTTGATCCAATCATTGAAAGAGACACTTTAATTTGCATTGGTGCTAAAAACCTCAATGTCCAAGTTCACGGAAAATTGGATGGAACTTTCCCTCTTTATCATGAATTCAACTCAGATGTTGTGGCTGAAGGATTAAACAAAGTATTGGACTTCAAAGAAGACAAATCAGTTTCATTTACTCAAAGTTTAGAAAAATTAAGTGAAGATATTCCATCTCGTGCTCCGGTTTTATGTGCAGGATGTCCTCACAGGGCAATGTATTATGGAATCAATGTTGCAATCGATGAATTGGGATTAACTCCTGCGGACGTAGTATTTGCATCTGATATTGGTTGTTATACATTAGGTATCAACCCACCTTACAACGCTGCTGATTACTTGTTATCCATGGGTTCCAGTGTAGGGGATGGATGCGGATTTTCAGTTTCAACAGACCAAAAGGTAGCAAGTTTCATTGGAGATTCCACATTCTTCCACAGCGGTATCTCTCCATTGATAAATGCAGTACACAACAAACACAACTTTGTTTTAACAGTCCTTGATAACAGGATTACTGCAATGACTGGTGGTCAGCCAAACCCAGGAATTCCGGTTGACGGTATGGGGGATGAAGCTCCTGAAGTATCTATCCGTAAATTAGCACTTGCATGTGGCTGCGATTATGTGCGTGTAATCAACCCATTCAACTTAGAGCAAGTTGTTAAAACATATAAGGAAGCATTTGAAAGAGATGATGCTGCAGTAATTATTTCAAAAGCTCCATGTACTTTAATTAAAGGTTTAACTAAAAAACCTCCTGTAAACTTCATTGAAGGCAACTGTAATAATTGTGATAAATGTGTAAAAGAATTAGCTTGTCCAGCTATTTCCAAAATCAACGGAAAAATTACAATCGACAAATCTCAATGTGATGGATGTACAGCATGTATTCAAGTATGTAAATATGGTGCATTAGAGGACGGTAGGTGAGAAAATGGATAATCATTATAATATTTATATTTGTGGTGTTGGAGGTCAAGGAATCATTAAAACCTCAACAATTATTGGTGAAGCTGCAATGAACCAAGGTTTAGATGTGGTAATGAGTGAAATTCACGGTATGTCTCAAAGAGGAGGATCTGTTTCTACTGAATTGAAAATTGGTGGTTACAATTCATCTATTATTCCAAAACAAGGAGCAGACATGTTGCTTTCATTTGAACCAATTGAAACAATAAGAGGATTGGAAAAAG harbors:
- the iorA gene encoding indolepyruvate ferredoxin oxidoreductase subunit alpha, whose protein sequence is MNLKELVTGGAGEKQFLLGNEAAVRGLIEAGISIAATYPGTPSSEIGNVLSVLAKDANIYFEFSTNEKVAMEVAATAAASGLRSFTFMKHVGMNVAADSFMTTAYSGVNGGMVILSADDPSLFSSQNEQDTRNYARLANVPILEPSNCQEVKDMVKYAFDLSEQFNLPVIVRTTTRVSHMRGVVEFGDVKDNSSNGDDHWMRGHFNKDPSKYVPVPAYAGDMHVRLWDKIHKIEEVTNKSEFNTEIDSGKKYGLIASSSAFNYAHDVVKFNDLDVKILKLGFSYPFPQDKVAEFLSDVDEVFVVEEVDPIIERDTLICIGAKNLNVQVHGKLDGTFPLYHEFNSDVVAEGLNKVLDFKEDKSVSFTQSLEKLSEDIPSRAPVLCAGCPHRAMYYGINVAIDELGLTPADVVFASDIGCYTLGINPPYNAADYLLSMGSSVGDGCGFSVSTDQKVASFIGDSTFFHSGISPLINAVHNKHNFVLTVLDNRITAMTGGQPNPGIPVDGMGDEAPEVSIRKLALACGCDYVRVINPFNLEQVVKTYKEAFERDDAAVIISKAPCTLIKGLTKKPPVNFIEGNCNNCDKCVKELACPAISKINGKITIDKSQCDGCTACIQVCKYGALEDGR